The proteins below come from a single Asterias rubens chromosome 9, eAstRub1.3, whole genome shotgun sequence genomic window:
- the LOC117294687 gene encoding metabotropic glutamate receptor 7-like, with translation MFARYSGVFRSVVALIMLLLFLPFGLSDDKVACTVYREMGDVNLGALLSLHGSASSHCDTDIIPRGVVHAEAMAWAVRDINSRNDILPGVTLGFDIRDDCRNEDVSLWMSLLMLENISPDAFKDSCPGATVSSTNLTDVLRDDLSHTIIGIIGTSRSATSIPVAQITALFQVPLMSFWASSNELSDKARFPYFLRTVPPDQHQIIAIVDMLQYFQWEYIAVIHSVDSYGLHGARELLVLTEQRGICVAFTSAVNQYPTEKELSEVVAKLVRYKYAHVVVMFSALQVANAVLGQVAKMEPGLKRTWIGGDDWGFDLTEHGFTDIAQGSLFTRFYSQTVPNFEAHLAGLDPATDTVSSWFTDYRNARRSELGCGENTTECPGVFPDNPSNDFVVSPVIDGVYAFAHALDSLLKQCPGGLNNCTDVNTITGHGLLPHLRNVNFTGTGGLLYFDENADPPGKYIMKNYKRLEDGSYASVEIGVWNSLNAGKRLQLQVDEIRWQDGSTEAPRSTCIPDCAEGFILIPSEDKCCWTCQECSDNHIVINRTVDLTTKACLACDIESWPSLNRSVCEDIIPTTLTFKDPVVITILLFALIGLILTGLTVAGFMVYRDRALIKAASRELSSIILVGVIVAFVGVVLLLLPPTRWTCLVSEAAISLSFTLTYAPTLLKVNRIYRIFRASKKSVRRPKWVSPRNLLFVAGVLILVQIVLIIDFTCMIGGGGIIVIAISSSVRPVKALSTVPAVPPTNYLELYCAFGYEFLVPCTYNLALIVACCFYAFKTRQVPDNYNESKFIAVSVYSTLVVCLAALPVYFTAVAVLQKVATLCSALLLNVYLTLVCLYLPKLYAVRFLPKEQTNQTLSVIRGGTISSKVDGSGGSGSVVGQIRPL, from the exons ATGTTTGCTAGATACAGTGGAGTGTTTAGAAGTGTGGTGGCACTGATTATGCTGTTGTTGTTCCTGCCTTTTGGATTGTCCGATGATAAAGTAGCGTGCACGGTTTACCGTGAAATGGGCGATGTGAACCTGGGGGCCTTGCTCTCTCTGCACGGCAGCGCCTCCAGTCACTGCGACACGGACATCATACCCCGTGGAGTGGTGCATGCCGAGGCGATGGCATGGGCCGTCAGGGACATCAATTCACGGAATGACATCCTGCCCGGTGTGACCCTCGGCTTCGACATCAGGGACGATTGCCGTAATGAGGACGTCTCACTGTGGATGTCACTGCTGATGCTGGAGAACATCTCACCCGACGCCTTCAAGGATTCCTGCCCTGGTGCCACCGTCTCCTCCACCAACCTAACGGATGTACTTCGTGATGATCTGTCGCACACGATCATAGGTATCATAGGCACTTCAAGAAGTGCCACTAGCATCCCAGTTGCCCAGATAACCGCACTCTTTCAGGTGCCCTTGATGTCTTTCTGGGCGTCCAGTAACGAGCTAAGCGATAAGGCAAGGTTCCCCTACTTTCTGAGAACCGTTCCTCCGGACCAGCACCAGATCATTGCGATCGTAGACATGCTCCAGTATTTCCAATGGGAATACATAGCTGTTATCCACTCAGTGGACAGCTACGGTCTCCACGGAGCTAGAGAGCTCCTTGTACTCACCGAGCAGAGGGGTATCTGTGTTGCGTTTACCTCGGCGGTGAACCAGTACCCCACAGAGAAGGAACTATCGGAGGTAGTAGCGAAGCTTGTGAGGTATAAATACGCACATGTAGTGGTGATGTTCTCGGCCTTGCAGGTGGCAAACGCAGTGCTTGGTCAGGTGGCCAAGATGGAGCCCGGCCTGAAACGCACGTGGATCGGTGGGGACGACTGGGGATTCGACCTGACGGAACACGGGTTTACCGATATCGCTCAGGGGTCTCTGTTCACCCGTTTCTACAGCCAGACTGTGCCGAACTTTGAGGCCCATTTAGCGGGCTTGGACCCGGCTACGGACACGGTAAGTTCGTGGTTTACGGACTATAGGAATGCGAGACGAAGTGAGTTGGGGTGCGGGGAAAACACGACTGAGTGCCCGGGCGTTTTCCCCGACAACCCCAGCAACGACTTCGTGGTGTCTCCTGTTATAGATGGTGTGTATGCGTTCGCCCATGCCCTTGACTCACTCCTTAAACAGTGTCCAGGGGGACTGAATAATTGCACTGATGTGAATACAATTACAGGGCATGGTCTATTGCCACATTTACGAAATGTGAATTTCACAGGAACGGGTGGACTGCTTTACTTTGATGAAAATGCCGACCCACCTGGAAAGTACATTATGAAGAACTACAAGAGGCTTGAAGATGGAAGTTACGCCAGCGTTGAGATCGGAGTTTGGAACTCATTAAACGCCGGGAAAAGACTGCAACTCCAGGTGGATGAAATCCGCTGGCAGGATGGCTCCACGGAGGCACCCCGGTCGACATGTATACCCGATTGTGCCGAAGGATTCATATTGATTCCATCGGAGGATAAATGCTGTTGGACATGCCAGGAGTGCAGCGACAACCACATTGTTATCAACAGAACCGTGGATTTAACCACTAAGGCATGTCTGGCATGTGATATCGAATCCTGGCCCAGCTTGAATCGCTCCGTGTGTGAGGACATCATCCCGACCACCCTGACTTTCAAAGACCCAGTCGTCATCACCATCCTCCTCTTTGCTCTCATCGGGCTCATTCTGACGGGTCTGACCGTGGCTGGCTTCATGGTGTACCGGGACAGAGCGCTCATCAAGGCGGCCAGCCGGGAGCTCAGCAGCATCATCCTGGTGGGGGTGATCGTCGCTTTCGTCGGCGTTGTTTTGCTCCTCCTCCCTCCAACTCGATGGACCTGTTTGGTGTCAGAGGCAGCCATTTCTCTGAGTTTTACCTTGACTTATGCACCGACTCTCCTGAAGGTTAACCGCATCTATAGGATCTTCAGGGCCAGTAAGAAATCAGTCAGGCGCCCGAAATGGGTCAGCCCCCGTAACCTTCTCTTTGTGGCGGGAGTCTTGATACTCGTCCAG ATTGTGCTAATTATAGATTTCACATGcatgattgggggggggggg ATTATCGTCATAGCGATCTCATCCAGTGTCAGACCAGTGAAAGCGCTGTCAACCGTACCAGCGGTACCACCAACGAACTACCTCGAACTCTACTGTGCATTCGGCTACGAGTTCCTGGTACCCTGCACCTACAACCTTGCTCTCATCGTCGCGTGCTGTTTTTACGCGTTCAAGACGAGGCAGGTACCAGACAACTACAACGAATCCAAGTTCATCGCTGTGAGTGTCTACTCCACGCTGGTGGTCTGCCTGGCCGCACTACCAGTCTACTTCACGGCCGTTGCGGTGCTGCAAAAGGTAGCAACCTTGTGCTCGGCGTTGCTCTTAAACGTGTATCTGACCCTGGTATGTTTGTATCTGCCTAAGTTGTACGCCGTTCGGTTCTTGCCGAAGGAGCAGACGAATCAAACCCTGTCTGTGATCAGAGGA